DNA sequence from the bacterium genome:
AACCGCTTTCCAATTTCGGACAGTTTGGTTCGAATCTGCCCGTAATCCTGCCGGGCAAAAAAGTCCTCCAGACCACAGGTAAGGAAATCCGTCAGCTTGCTTTGATAGCTGACCTTATCGTTATATTGCCATGAAGTGCTGGTGTAGATGAAGAGGGCAACAAATGCTCCCCCCATGAGGATTATGGGAATAAGGATAGTAATGATAATCTTTAAGCTGAGCTTGCTCAGTCTGGTCCGTCTCATACCTTAATAGGAGTCAGAAGTCAGGAGTCAGAAGTCAGGAGTCAGAATAAGTTAATGGGGTGGGGCAAAAGCCCCACCCTCCATTTGATTCCTCAAATAAAGCCGCTGGCTTTATTGCCCTGCGGCCTTTCCCTGACTACTCCGCGAACTGACTACTGCCTGCTGATAACTGATAACTGCTTGCTGTCTTTACTGACCAATGGCCACTGGCCACTGTCTTTACTGACCACTTCCCTCTTCCCGCCTGAGCAGGTTTTCCCACTTGGCATCTATTCCTTCCTGGAGCCGCTGCAGGATGTGCTCATTCTCAGGGTTGAACAGGTGTTTGAATCTGCCCTGGAGTTTCATCCATTCGGTAACGGGCTTCTTCGTTTTGGGCTTGTAGTTGATGGTCACTTTGCCATTCTCGACTTCATACAGCGGCCAGAAGCAGGTTTCAACCGCCAGTCTGGCCAGCTCGATAGCCTGATCGACTCCGCTTCTCCAGCCCCGGTGACAGGGAGCGATGACATTCAGGAACTTTGGTCCCCTGATGGACAAGGCTTTTTCCACCTTGCGGGTCAGGTCCTTCCAGTTGTGGGGTGAGGCTTGTGCCAGATAGGGAATATGGTGGGCTTCCACCACATCGGTCAGGTCTTTGCGGTATTGCTGCTTTCCGGGGATCACCTTTCCGGCCGGGCTGGTGGTGGTATCTGCACCCAGGGGAGTGGAGCTTGACCGCTGGATGCCGGTATTCATGTAGGCACCGTTATCGTAGCAGACATACAGAAAATCGTGTCCCCGCTCAAGCCCTCCGGACAGCGATTGCAGGCCGATATCATAAGTTCCGCCATCGCCGCCGAAGGCAATGAATCTGATTTCTTCATCAACCGGCAGTTTCCCCTTCCGCTTCAGGGACTGGTACATGGCCTCGACACCGCAGGCAGTAGCTGCCGAATTTTCAAAGGCAC
Encoded proteins:
- a CDS encoding thiamine pyrophosphate-dependent enzyme; this encodes MATLKELSQREELLAGGHRLCAGCGASIVVRQILLAAGKNVVVSSATGCLEVATTIYPYTSWRVPFIHSAFENSAATACGVEAMYQSLKRKGKLPVDEEIRFIAFGGDGGTYDIGLQSLSGGLERGHDFLYVCYDNGAYMNTGIQRSSSTPLGADTTTSPAGKVIPGKQQYRKDLTDVVEAHHIPYLAQASPHNWKDLTRKVEKALSIRGPKFLNVIAPCHRGWRSGVDQAIELARLAVETCFWPLYEVENGKVTINYKPKTKKPVTEWMKLQGRFKHLFNPENEHILQRLQEGIDAKWENLLRREEGSGQ